One Paroedura picta isolate Pp20150507F chromosome 3, Ppicta_v3.0, whole genome shotgun sequence genomic window carries:
- the LOC143831569 gene encoding uncharacterized protein LOC143831569 has product MGHSFLVGFWGSHMAQACLLTACVFLCLQPVTAIKCKSCTVEKPGQPCIPIGKTCQMNGAVCMAMKFYSGNVLERKVLSCFVDTVRTCGKKGILPTSGQRYEHVCCSNKDYCNNNL; this is encoded by the exons ATGGGGCACAGCTTCCTTGTGGGGTTTTGGGGGTCACACATGGCTCAGGCTTGCTTACTGACAGCCTGTGTTTTCCTCTGCCTCCAACCAG TCACTGCTATTAAGTGCAAATCCTGCACTGTGGAGAAACCAGGCCAGCCTTGCATCCCTATAGGGAAGACGTGCCAAATGAACGGGGCCGTCTGCATGGCCATGAAGTTCTATTCAG GTAACGTCTTGGAAAGGAAAGTGCTGAGTTGCTTTGTTGACACTGTGAGGACCTGTGGAAAGAAAGGGATACTGCCCACGAGCGGACAGCGCTACGAACATGTCTGCTGCTCCAATAAAGATTACTGCAACAATAATTTGTAG
- the LOC143834530 gene encoding uncharacterized protein LOC143834530 — MGHSFLVGFWGSHMAQACLLTACVFLCLQPVTAIKCKSCTVEKPGRPCLPPGKTCQMKGAVCMATNFYSGNVLERKVLSCYVDNLKTCGTKRILPTNGQRYEYLCCSNKDFCSNNF; from the exons ATGGGGCACAGCTTCCTTGTGGGGTTTTGGGGGTCACACATGGCTCAGGCTTGCTTACTGACAGCCTGTGTTTTCCTCTGCCTCCAACCAG TCACTGCTATTAAATGCAAGTCCTGCACTGTGGAGAAACCAGGCCGGCCTTGCCTCCCTCCAGGGAAGACGTGCCAAATGAAGGGGGCCGTCTGCATGGCCACGAACTTCTATTCAG GTAACGTCTTGGAAAGGAAAGTGCTGAGCTGCTATGTTGACAATTTGAAGACCTGTGGAACGAAAAGGATACTGCCCACGAATGGACAGCGCTACGAATATCTCTGCTGCTCTAATAAAGATTTCTGCAGCAATAATTTTTAG